TCAGGGCGCGACATTCATGGGCTTGTTTTTGTACAAGCTCAGAGGGGAGCGCCCCGGCGGGGTACCTATGGAGCGATCCACCGAACCGGAACCTTCCCGTGCAAAAACGCCTTCACTTCCCCGATGCCCACCTCGCGGCGGTGGAAGATCCCGGCGGCCAGTGCAGCTTCAGCCCGCGTTTTGGTGAAAACCTCCAGGAAGTGGTCGGCGCAGCCCGCCCCGCTTGAGGCGATCACCGGGATGGTGACGGCCTCCCGCACGGCGCGGATAAGCTCCAGGTCGAAGCCCAGGTTGGTTCCGTCCCGGTCGATGCAGTTGAGGAGAATTTCTCCCGCTCCCAAGTCCTCGCATACGCGGGCCAAGGTCACGGCGTCCACGTCCCGCCCCTCACGGCCGCCCTTTACCGTACACTGGTACCAGCAGAAGCGTTCCCCGTTGGGGCCGGGCGTGTCGGTTTCGATCACGGGGTGAGGCACCGCGCCGGGCGAGGCCGCGTACACCCGCCGCGGATCGATGGAGACGACCACGGCCTGGCTGCCGTACACCCGGGAGATCTCCTCGATAGCGCTCCGCCCCGTGGGGCCGCCCGCCTTCAGGACCTCTTCCACGATGGCCACGGCGTCGCTTCCGATGGACACCTTGTCGGCTCCCGACCGGAAGTATTCAGAAGCCACCTGGAGAGCCCCGTAGCGGGTGCCGTCCTTATCGGTGTAGTCGCGAATGCCCCCGCCGATGGTGAGCGGCACGAAGACCTTTTCCGACGTCCTCCGAAGGACCTCCAGCATGGGCAGGTCCTTCAAGGGGAAGTCGCGAAAGCCGGTGATATTGAGAAAGGTGATTTCGTCGGCGCCTTCTTCGTAGTAGCGGCGGGCCAGATCCACGGGCTTTCCCAGGTTGCGCACGTGGCCCTGTTCACGCACGTCGTACCGGTCGCCCTTCGTGACCACCAGATCCCCCTGGTCGTTGGCCCGTACGTCCAGGCAGGCGATGATCCGTTTGGCCGGCTCGGTCTTGGGTTCCACCACCGGCGGCAGCACCGGGGCGGCCTTCCCATCCAGGAAATTTTCCAGGATCTTCAGCCCCACGGGACCGCTCTTTTCCGGATGAAACTGGACGGCCGCAACCCGGCCTTGCTGGACGGCGCTCACAAATGCCACGCTGTAGTCGGTGACGGCCAGCACGACGGACGGATCCTCCGGATCCACGTAGTAAGAGTGGACGAAGTAGACCCTTTCGTTCCCCTCGAGGCCGTGAAAGAGGCCGGACGGTTTCCTCGCCCTAAAGCCGTTCCAGCCGATATGAGGCACGGCGAGATCCACCCGGAACCGTCGAACGATCCCCGGCAGGAATCCCAAGCCGTCTTCGCCCGGTGCTTCTTCACTTCCCTGGAAGAGGGCCTGCAGGCCCAGGCAGATTCCCAGAAACGGCCGATCGGCATTGAGATAGGCCACGAGGGGTTCCACGTAGCCGCGATGCCTCAGCACCCGCATCATCTCCCCGAAGGCCCCCACGCCGGGAAAGACAAGCCTTTCCGCCTGCAGGATGTCCTCCGGGCGCTCCACGAAGCGAACATCCCGGCCGAGACTCCGAATGGCGTTCACCACGCTGCGAACGTTTCCCGCACCATAGTCGAGCACCGTCACCATAAGCGGCGTCTCCTCTCTTCCGTTGAAAACCGCATGATAGGGGGCTTAGGTTCCTTCCTCGCGCAGGAGCGTTTCACGATCAGCACATCTAGGCTGACACATGCCCTGCAGGAGCCGGTTTGCCGGCTATTAGGGTCAACGCGGCATTAACGCGGCATTGCCCGGTTCCAC
This is a stretch of genomic DNA from Desulfoglaeba alkanexedens ALDC. It encodes these proteins:
- the hisF gene encoding imidazole glycerol phosphate synthase subunit HisF gives rise to the protein MVTVLDYGAGNVRSVVNAIRSLGRDVRFVERPEDILQAERLVFPGVGAFGEMMRVLRHRGYVEPLVAYLNADRPFLGICLGLQALFQGSEEAPGEDGLGFLPGIVRRFRVDLAVPHIGWNGFRARKPSGLFHGLEGNERVYFVHSYYVDPEDPSVVLAVTDYSVAFVSAVQQGRVAAVQFHPEKSGPVGLKILENFLDGKAAPVLPPVVEPKTEPAKRIIACLDVRANDQGDLVVTKGDRYDVREQGHVRNLGKPVDLARRYYEEGADEITFLNITGFRDFPLKDLPMLEVLRRTSEKVFVPLTIGGGIRDYTDKDGTRYGALQVASEYFRSGADKVSIGSDAVAIVEEVLKAGGPTGRSAIEEISRVYGSQAVVVSIDPRRVYAASPGAVPHPVIETDTPGPNGERFCWYQCTVKGGREGRDVDAVTLARVCEDLGAGEILLNCIDRDGTNLGFDLELIRAVREAVTIPVIASSGAGCADHFLEVFTKTRAEAALAAGIFHRREVGIGEVKAFLHGKVPVRWIAP